One part of the Herbiconiux aconitum genome encodes these proteins:
- a CDS encoding DUF1852 domain-containing protein, with the protein MTNLAFSIESTRFDENYRPLANSRITTNFANLARGEKRQENLRNTFTMIDGRFNELARLAHGHAEDGDPYTVELDIISVSVDIDGEGIRGAVPLIEVLQTTIVDRRSGERIPGIVGNNFSSYVRDYDFSIVLPAGKPADFGELHGNLFKAFLASDAYAQHFDKPPVICLSVSTSRTYSRTEVEHPILGVEYRQSDYSPTDAYFAKMGLSVRFFMPPGSVAPLAFYHLGDLLGEYTDLELAALISTMETFQKIYRPEIYTANSTAGASYQASLTNPDFSPTSIEYDREERSRLAVEQGKFAEEHFIEPHKAALEEWSTEFTAHQLDLQGERS; encoded by the coding sequence ATGACGAACCTCGCTTTCTCGATCGAGAGCACTCGTTTCGACGAGAACTACCGCCCTCTCGCCAATTCCCGCATCACGACGAACTTCGCGAACCTCGCCCGGGGCGAGAAGCGCCAGGAGAACCTGCGCAACACGTTCACGATGATCGACGGTCGCTTCAACGAACTGGCGCGACTGGCTCACGGACACGCTGAGGACGGCGATCCCTACACGGTCGAACTCGACATCATCTCGGTGAGCGTCGACATCGACGGCGAGGGCATCCGAGGCGCTGTGCCGCTGATCGAGGTGCTGCAGACGACCATCGTCGACCGGCGCTCCGGTGAGCGCATCCCGGGCATCGTGGGCAACAACTTCTCCTCCTACGTGCGCGACTACGACTTCAGCATCGTGCTCCCCGCCGGCAAGCCGGCTGATTTCGGAGAACTGCACGGAAACCTCTTCAAGGCTTTCCTGGCCTCGGATGCCTACGCGCAGCATTTCGACAAGCCCCCCGTCATCTGCCTGAGCGTCTCGACGAGCAGGACCTACAGTCGCACCGAGGTCGAGCATCCGATTCTGGGTGTCGAGTATCGGCAGAGCGACTACTCGCCGACGGATGCCTACTTCGCGAAGATGGGCTTGAGCGTGCGCTTCTTCATGCCGCCGGGCAGCGTGGCCCCTCTGGCCTTCTACCACCTCGGTGACCTGCTCGGCGAGTACACCGACCTCGAGCTGGCCGCGCTGATCAGCACGATGGAGACCTTCCAGAAGATCTACCGCCCCGAGATCTACACCGCCAACTCCACAGCCGGGGCGAGCTATCAAGCGAGCCTGACGAATCCGGATTTCTCGCCGACGTCGATCGAATACGACCGGGAGGAGCGCAGCCGGCTGGCGGTCGAGCAGGGAAAGTTCGCCGAGGAGCACTTCATCGAGCCGCACAAGGCCGCCCTCGAGGAGTGGTCGACAGAGTTCACGGCCCATCAGCTCGATCTGCAAGGAGAACGGTCATGA
- a CDS encoding group II truncated hemoglobin, producing MAQPPSIFEWIGGSAAVGRWLDCFYDAVEGDDLLAPVFGGKVTRAHRDGVTAWWSEVLGGPATYTAEHGGYPHMMSKHLGLDISAEQRLRFVTLLSRAADEANLPSDPEARSALMAYAEWGTRIAVANSAPGAEPVPAAPVPRWGWGEAPPYEPS from the coding sequence ATGGCTCAACCCCCGAGCATCTTCGAGTGGATCGGTGGTTCGGCCGCGGTCGGGCGCTGGTTGGACTGCTTCTACGACGCCGTCGAGGGCGATGATCTTCTGGCGCCGGTGTTCGGCGGAAAGGTCACCCGAGCGCATCGGGATGGGGTCACGGCTTGGTGGTCTGAAGTCTTGGGTGGTCCTGCAACGTACACGGCCGAGCACGGGGGTTACCCCCACATGATGTCGAAGCACCTCGGCCTCGACATCAGCGCGGAGCAGCGGCTCCGGTTCGTGACCCTGCTCAGCCGGGCTGCGGATGAGGCGAACCTTCCGAGCGATCCGGAAGCGCGCTCGGCGCTGATGGCCTACGCCGAGTGGGGCACCCGAATCGCCGTGGCCAACTCGGCTCCCGGCGCCGAGCCTGTGCCGGCGGCGCCTGTTCCCCGTTGGGGCTGGGGCGAAGCGCCGCCCTACGAGCCGAGCTGA
- a CDS encoding cell wall-binding repeat-containing protein yields the protein MKARSMVAAAGITALLLLAAPVAADASVSVQGRSASPAPASANEVIATVQSEPYYYNSYETFIATPNNLPAPVTPVTTVLHVELSDAFLAGASDSLIWKALSVDALTGTSIIDREAKFVDIALPANFYDLASTAIWPGTLYLEVSSRARSTDRLPSVPARFTQDKAFGWTSTTDYVLKLQPAKADSESTVQIPMSNIHSPGPQLTRLYWATTEEGAVIDQTTTLRFVSPDPIWAASGPATAPSAYIQRPSLDWSDGYRVPTSERPSVSADNSSIAVPFSSVTGLDEPSIGGASMIQFTAGMANQYLEGTLATAVIPIGTNTSIASTRSTRLAGSDRYNGSIADAAVAFPERTRRVYLASGQVFADALSAGPAAVHNGAPLVLVAALDYASAYYLSWLQPEEIVVLGGQASTPDDVIADILREAKLDPDSYTLRRDAGADRYAASLAISASEFPDGAATAFLASGAGFADALTAIPAASREDAPVILIRGDQPRLDDATRDELDRLGVSKVVIAGGPASVSTGIEKQLAQLYPGNVTRFGGATRFDVAESLNAAYFPTATTAYVATGANFPDALTGGVLAGVKDAPLVLARTECIPASTWQRLAAWAPSKVTLLGGPNSLSPAMQSLPRCN from the coding sequence ATGAAGGCACGATCGATGGTGGCCGCAGCAGGGATCACCGCCCTGCTGCTATTGGCTGCACCCGTTGCGGCTGATGCATCCGTTTCGGTTCAGGGCCGGTCGGCTAGCCCCGCACCAGCTTCGGCGAATGAGGTCATCGCAACCGTCCAGAGCGAGCCGTATTACTACAACTCGTACGAGACGTTCATTGCCACCCCGAACAACCTTCCAGCCCCGGTTACCCCGGTCACAACAGTGCTGCATGTGGAACTGAGCGATGCGTTTCTCGCGGGAGCATCCGACAGCCTGATCTGGAAAGCGTTGAGTGTAGATGCCCTGACAGGGACCTCGATCATCGACCGAGAGGCGAAGTTCGTCGACATCGCACTTCCGGCCAACTTCTATGACCTGGCATCGACGGCGATCTGGCCTGGAACGCTGTATCTGGAAGTCTCCTCGCGTGCTAGGAGCACGGACCGCCTGCCATCCGTTCCCGCGCGATTCACCCAGGACAAGGCCTTCGGCTGGACCAGCACCACCGACTATGTGCTCAAGCTCCAACCTGCCAAGGCGGATTCCGAATCGACAGTGCAGATTCCGATGTCCAACATTCACTCTCCTGGGCCCCAACTCACCAGACTTTACTGGGCCACAACGGAAGAGGGGGCTGTCATCGACCAGACAACGACGCTCCGCTTCGTGTCTCCCGACCCGATCTGGGCGGCGTCGGGCCCGGCCACCGCACCCAGTGCCTACATTCAGCGACCATCACTCGACTGGAGCGACGGATATCGCGTTCCGACGAGCGAGCGTCCGTCGGTTTCAGCCGACAACTCGTCGATCGCGGTGCCGTTCTCCTCCGTGACCGGGCTGGACGAGCCCTCGATCGGCGGTGCCTCCATGATTCAGTTCACTGCGGGCATGGCCAATCAGTACCTCGAGGGAACGCTTGCGACCGCGGTCATTCCGATCGGCACGAACACCTCCATTGCTAGCACACGCTCGACCCGGCTGGCTGGCTCGGACCGCTACAACGGAAGCATCGCGGATGCCGCGGTCGCCTTTCCTGAGCGAACGCGACGGGTCTACCTCGCTTCCGGCCAGGTCTTCGCCGACGCCTTGAGCGCAGGGCCGGCCGCCGTTCACAACGGCGCCCCGCTCGTGCTCGTCGCGGCGTTGGATTACGCCTCGGCGTATTACCTCTCGTGGCTGCAACCCGAAGAGATAGTCGTTCTCGGCGGCCAAGCGTCAACGCCGGATGACGTGATCGCTGACATCCTTCGCGAAGCCAAGCTCGACCCCGATTCGTACACGCTGCGGCGTGATGCGGGCGCTGACCGGTACGCCGCTTCCCTCGCCATCTCGGCCTCAGAGTTTCCGGACGGCGCAGCGACCGCCTTTCTCGCATCCGGCGCCGGCTTCGCGGATGCGCTTACCGCGATCCCTGCCGCCTCCCGTGAAGACGCCCCCGTCATCCTCATCCGCGGCGATCAGCCACGACTGGATGACGCCACTCGCGACGAACTTGACCGTCTCGGGGTGTCGAAGGTCGTGATCGCCGGCGGCCCTGCCAGTGTGTCGACCGGCATCGAGAAGCAGCTGGCCCAGCTGTACCCCGGCAACGTGACACGATTCGGCGGGGCCACACGCTTCGACGTCGCCGAATCTCTCAATGCTGCCTACTTTCCGACAGCGACGACAGCCTATGTAGCGACTGGGGCCAACTTTCCGGATGCCCTGACCGGCGGCGTCCTCGCCGGCGTGAAGGACGCGCCGCTCGTTCTGGCGCGCACCGAGTGCATTCCGGCGTCGACGTGGCAGCGCCTGGCCGCGTGGGCGCCATCCAAAGTCACCTTGCTTGGCGGCCCCAACAGTCTCTCGCCCGCAATGCAGAGTCTTCCGCGGTGCAATTGA
- a CDS encoding SDR family oxidoreductase has product MRVFITGATGLIGSAVVAELLSAGHSVTALTRSETSAAKATAAGADTVRGELVDLDVLRAEAERADGVIHLAFGNDFSSAEALTANITEESAALATLGEALIGTGKPLVTVSGTPQAVGRPSTEDDPLPTDGPVGGRSISVNRTLALASRGVRTAAIRLPRTVHNDGNGGFAGLLAQIARQSGVAGYPGDGTQRWPAVHALDAAVLFRLALENSPAGRAWHAVADEGDAVRDIVAVIGRRLGLPVESLPVENFGPIGPVFAADQPASSALTRAELGWVPTHPSLLDDLEKIEA; this is encoded by the coding sequence ATGCGCGTATTCATCACCGGCGCCACCGGTCTGATCGGATCGGCCGTCGTCGCCGAGCTGCTCTCGGCCGGACACTCCGTCACCGCCCTCACCCGCTCCGAGACCTCGGCCGCCAAAGCCACAGCGGCCGGCGCCGACACCGTTCGCGGAGAGCTCGTCGACCTCGACGTGCTCCGCGCCGAAGCCGAGCGAGCCGACGGCGTCATCCACCTCGCGTTCGGCAACGACTTCAGTTCGGCCGAAGCGCTCACCGCGAACATCACCGAAGAATCCGCCGCACTCGCCACCCTCGGTGAGGCACTCATCGGCACCGGCAAGCCGCTCGTCACCGTGTCCGGCACCCCTCAGGCGGTCGGCCGACCCTCGACCGAAGACGACCCGCTGCCCACCGACGGCCCCGTCGGCGGCCGCAGCATCTCGGTGAACCGCACCCTCGCCCTGGCCTCACGGGGCGTGCGCACCGCCGCCATCCGGCTCCCCCGCACCGTGCACAACGACGGCAACGGAGGATTCGCCGGACTGCTCGCCCAGATCGCCCGGCAGAGCGGTGTCGCGGGATACCCGGGCGACGGCACCCAGCGTTGGCCCGCCGTGCACGCGCTCGATGCCGCCGTGCTGTTCCGGCTCGCACTCGAGAATTCTCCCGCCGGCCGCGCCTGGCACGCGGTGGCGGATGAGGGCGACGCCGTTCGCGACATCGTCGCGGTGATCGGACGCCGGCTCGGCCTACCGGTCGAATCGCTCCCGGTCGAGAACTTCGGCCCCATCGGGCCGGTCTTCGCGGCCGACCAGCCGGCCTCCAGCGCACTCACCCGCGCCGAGCTGGGCTGGGTGCCGACCCACCCGAGCCTGCTCGACGACCTGGAGAAGATCGAGGCCTGA
- a CDS encoding type II toxin-antitoxin system RelE/ParE family toxin codes for MIHSFADLNTERVWNRQHVRRFGSDLQRMANRKLLILDAAEDLIELRIPPGNRLEQLKGDREGQHSIRINDQWRICFVWTPTGPVDVEIVDYH; via the coding sequence ATGATCCACTCGTTCGCCGACCTCAACACGGAGCGGGTCTGGAATCGGCAGCACGTTCGCCGGTTCGGCAGTGATCTGCAGCGCATGGCGAACCGCAAACTCCTCATCCTCGACGCGGCTGAGGATCTCATTGAGCTTCGCATTCCGCCCGGCAACCGTCTCGAACAGTTGAAGGGCGATCGCGAAGGTCAGCACAGCATCCGGATCAACGACCAATGGCGCATCTGCTTCGTCTGGACTCCTACGGGCCCGGTCGACGTCGAGATCGTCGACTACCACTGA
- a CDS encoding DUF2075 domain-containing protein — translation MFDDVAEMRAEIVRRDREVGLSRLVAGYAWEWKTKGNKPGHDIEIGELRMRWNSTQTDWIASPGSLDEVGSIHTVQGYDLNYAGVIIGPDLRFDTTTGRIVVDRALYFDKKGKEANKALGRIYSNDDLLWYIQNVYAVLLTRGIRGTYVYGHDLALRVHLRQFMRAGDVGAQQRRRGVAGLAVALVGNSLRLIVPAPFANEIEAAWS, via the coding sequence ATGTTCGACGACGTCGCCGAAATGCGTGCGGAGATCGTGCGCCGAGACCGCGAGGTCGGCCTCTCACGCCTGGTCGCGGGCTACGCCTGGGAGTGGAAGACGAAGGGCAACAAGCCGGGTCACGACATCGAGATCGGCGAGCTGCGGATGCGCTGGAACAGCACCCAGACCGACTGGATCGCGTCGCCGGGTTCGCTAGACGAGGTGGGTTCGATCCACACGGTGCAGGGCTACGACCTCAACTATGCCGGCGTGATCATCGGCCCCGACCTCCGCTTCGACACGACCACCGGCCGCATCGTCGTCGACCGCGCCTTGTACTTCGACAAGAAGGGCAAGGAGGCGAACAAGGCGCTCGGCCGCATCTACTCCAACGACGACCTGCTCTGGTACATCCAGAACGTCTACGCCGTGCTGCTCACGCGTGGCATTCGTGGCACCTACGTCTATGGTCACGACCTGGCGCTAAGAGTGCATCTGCGGCAGTTCATGCGTGCCGGGGACGTTGGCGCACAGCAACGCAGAAGGGGCGTCGCGGGATTAGCAGTGGCTCTAGTAGGTAATTCGCTCCGCTTAATCGTCCCTGCTCCCTTCGCCAATGAGATCGAGGCCGCCTGGAGCTAG
- a CDS encoding TetR/AcrR family transcriptional regulator yields the protein MPRWKPDARERLVEAALDLFTEQGYDETTVAQIAERAELTRSTFFRHFSDKRELLSAGQEMLSALLAEGIAAAPDDATPLEAVAAGLDRAAGAMTEFNRGIGPRMHAAIEANEELRARNAMKSIGLAAAMAEALQRRGAAESVARVAAELGVLAFGIGYRRWSAPARDEAPGELVTYTREAFAELRAAAAELR from the coding sequence ATGCCGAGATGGAAACCGGATGCGCGCGAGCGGCTCGTCGAGGCCGCTCTCGATCTCTTCACCGAGCAGGGCTACGACGAGACGACCGTGGCGCAGATCGCCGAGCGTGCGGAGCTCACCCGCAGCACCTTCTTCCGGCACTTCAGCGACAAGCGCGAGCTGCTCTCGGCCGGGCAGGAGATGCTCAGTGCTCTGCTGGCCGAGGGCATCGCTGCGGCTCCGGATGACGCCACCCCCCTCGAGGCGGTCGCGGCGGGGCTCGATCGAGCGGCCGGGGCGATGACGGAGTTCAATCGCGGCATCGGCCCGCGGATGCACGCGGCGATCGAGGCGAACGAAGAGCTCCGAGCTCGCAATGCGATGAAGAGCATCGGTCTGGCGGCGGCGATGGCGGAGGCGTTGCAGCGACGGGGTGCGGCCGAGTCGGTGGCGCGGGTGGCGGCGGAGCTCGGGGTGCTGGCGTTCGGCATCGGTTACCGTCGCTGGTCGGCTCCGGCGCGAGATGAGGCGCCGGGTGAGCTGGTCACCTACACGCGCGAGGCCTTCGCGGAGCTCCGGGCGGCGGCCGCCGAGCTTCGGTAG
- a CDS encoding HigA family addiction module antitoxin — MATAHAPIHPGEILLEEFLKPLEISQYRLAQAINVPARRINEIVHGKRGISPDTAARLARAFGTSDRFWTNLQTRYDLELVTEAKTEELNRIVPLLSA; from the coding sequence ATGGCAACCGCACACGCGCCGATTCATCCGGGTGAGATCCTTCTCGAGGAGTTTCTCAAGCCACTGGAGATCAGCCAGTACCGGCTCGCCCAGGCGATCAACGTGCCCGCTCGACGCATCAACGAGATCGTTCACGGCAAGCGCGGGATCTCCCCCGACACGGCGGCGCGGCTCGCTCGGGCGTTCGGCACGTCGGATCGGTTCTGGACGAACCTTCAGACCCGGTACGACCTCGAGCTCGTCACCGAAGCAAAGACCGAGGAACTCAACCGGATCGTGCCGCTGCTCAGCGCATGA
- a CDS encoding HNH endonuclease signature motif containing protein, with amino-acid sequence MQTATRLREIADDLRGVVGAVGAGLAGLRDEELLEVMAAFEAVGRVVSAGQVRVAGEVGVRSRSELGDEGLSRSQNFTSPVKLVASVTGTSARESKARLEIGRKLRGAVLLGGGEGPAPFPVVAQGLDEGILAVETASIIVSKCAELAERGCSPDVVASAEQTLVDETVTLHLTTDQTLKLAIHLREVIDPDGAEPRDEVHQQQRSLTIAQASDGMIRGRFALTPEQGGMWLSSIQAMQSPRVSDSLAGGPRFLSEDEFVAQTATADTRTQAQKNADTVTELITRAAGAADMPRINGASTTVNVHISLDDLEAGRGVGWIDGVDEPVPASTVAQLRCSSPITATLFGDRGEVLYHGKTKRLFSAAQNRALAARDGGCVSPGCDRPPSFCETHHADEWVSDDHPPGRTDIDNGVLLCHFHHSHLHRAAWKLIMREGVPHLIPPRWIDTTQTPIPTTRRRTIQRPAA; translated from the coding sequence ATGCAGACAGCCACTCGACTCCGGGAGATCGCCGACGATCTTCGCGGCGTCGTGGGTGCGGTCGGAGCGGGGCTGGCGGGGCTGCGCGACGAGGAGTTGCTCGAGGTCATGGCCGCTTTCGAGGCGGTGGGCCGGGTGGTCTCTGCCGGGCAGGTTCGAGTTGCCGGGGAGGTCGGGGTGCGGTCGCGCAGTGAGCTCGGCGACGAGGGGCTGAGTCGGTCGCAGAACTTCACGAGCCCGGTCAAGCTCGTCGCGAGCGTCACGGGCACGTCGGCGCGCGAGAGCAAGGCGCGGCTCGAGATCGGGCGCAAGCTGCGCGGCGCCGTGCTTCTGGGTGGCGGCGAAGGTCCGGCTCCGTTCCCGGTCGTCGCACAGGGCCTCGACGAGGGCATCCTCGCCGTCGAGACGGCGTCGATCATCGTCAGCAAGTGCGCCGAACTCGCGGAGCGCGGATGCTCCCCCGACGTCGTGGCCAGTGCCGAGCAGACGCTCGTCGACGAGACCGTCACGCTCCACCTGACGACGGATCAGACGCTCAAGCTCGCCATCCACCTGCGCGAAGTGATCGACCCCGACGGAGCCGAGCCGCGGGATGAGGTGCACCAGCAGCAGCGCTCGCTCACCATCGCGCAGGCGAGCGACGGCATGATCCGCGGGCGGTTCGCCCTCACGCCCGAGCAGGGCGGAATGTGGCTGTCGAGCATCCAGGCGATGCAGAGCCCGCGCGTGTCAGATTCACTGGCCGGTGGCCCGCGATTCCTCAGCGAAGACGAGTTCGTTGCCCAGACCGCCACTGCCGACACCCGCACTCAGGCGCAGAAGAACGCCGACACCGTCACCGAACTCATCACCCGTGCCGCCGGCGCCGCCGACATGCCCCGCATCAACGGCGCCTCCACTACGGTCAACGTGCACATCTCGCTCGACGACCTCGAGGCAGGGCGCGGCGTCGGGTGGATCGACGGCGTCGACGAACCTGTCCCCGCATCCACCGTGGCGCAGCTGCGCTGCTCCTCCCCCATCACCGCGACACTCTTCGGCGACCGGGGCGAGGTGCTCTACCACGGCAAGACGAAGCGACTTTTCAGCGCAGCACAGAACCGGGCCCTCGCAGCCCGAGACGGCGGATGCGTCTCGCCCGGATGCGACCGGCCCCCGTCGTTCTGCGAGACGCACCATGCCGACGAATGGGTCTCCGACGATCATCCACCCGGCCGCACCGACATCGACAACGGGGTGCTGCTCTGCCACTTCCACCACAGCCACCTCCATCGGGCGGCGTGGAAGCTCATCATGCGCGAAGGCGTGCCCCACCTCATCCCGCCACGGTGGATCGACACCACGCAGACGCCGATCCCGACCACCCGCCGACGCACGATCCAGCGCCCAGCCGCCTGA
- a CDS encoding methionine synthase: MSKLLPTSTAGSLPKPSWLAEPEKLWSPWKLDGDALAEGRQDALRLSLADQQQAGIDIVSDGEQTRQHFVTTFIEHLDGVDFEKRETVRIRDRYDASVPTVVGAVTREKPVFVDDARFLRAQTDQPIKWALPGPMTMVDTLYDAHYGSREKLAWEFATILNQEAKDLQDAGVDIIQFDEPSFNVFFDEVNDWGVAALERAIEGITVETAVHVCYGYGIKANTDWKASLGSEWRQYEKIFPKLQASDIDIVSLESHHSHVPIDLIELIRGKKVMVGAIDVASTTIETPDEVADTLRRALQFVDADKLYPSTNCGMAPLPRTVARGKLAALGAGAALLRAELSA, translated from the coding sequence ATGAGCAAGCTGCTTCCGACATCCACCGCGGGTAGCCTGCCCAAGCCCTCGTGGCTTGCGGAGCCCGAGAAGCTCTGGTCGCCCTGGAAGCTCGACGGCGACGCTCTGGCAGAGGGGCGACAGGATGCTCTGCGTCTGTCGCTGGCCGACCAGCAGCAGGCGGGCATCGACATCGTGAGCGACGGCGAGCAGACCCGGCAGCACTTCGTCACCACCTTCATCGAGCACCTCGATGGGGTGGATTTCGAGAAGCGTGAGACGGTCAGGATTCGCGACCGCTACGACGCATCCGTGCCCACGGTGGTCGGTGCGGTGACCCGCGAGAAGCCGGTCTTCGTCGATGATGCCCGGTTCCTCCGAGCGCAGACCGACCAGCCCATCAAGTGGGCGTTGCCGGGCCCGATGACCATGGTCGACACCCTCTACGACGCTCACTACGGCAGTCGCGAGAAGCTGGCGTGGGAGTTCGCCACCATCCTCAATCAGGAGGCGAAGGATCTGCAGGATGCGGGCGTCGACATCATCCAGTTCGATGAGCCCTCGTTCAATGTCTTCTTCGACGAGGTGAACGACTGGGGAGTGGCCGCTCTGGAGAGGGCGATCGAAGGGATCACGGTCGAGACGGCGGTGCACGTCTGTTACGGCTACGGCATCAAGGCCAATACCGACTGGAAGGCGAGCCTCGGTTCGGAGTGGCGTCAATACGAGAAGATCTTTCCGAAGCTCCAGGCGTCGGACATCGATATCGTCTCGCTCGAATCGCACCACTCGCATGTGCCCATCGATCTGATCGAGCTCATCCGAGGCAAGAAGGTGATGGTGGGAGCTATCGACGTGGCGTCGACCACCATCGAGACGCCGGATGAGGTGGCCGATACGCTGCGGCGGGCGCTTCAGTTCGTGGATGCCGACAAGCTCTACCCCTCCACCAACTGCGGCATGGCGCCCCTGCCTCGAACGGTGGCTCGTGGAAAGCTCGCTGCCCTGGGCGCCGGCGCAGCGCTCCTCCGGGCCGAGCTGTCGGCATAG